The Bacillus sp. F19 DNA segment TGGACATGAAATTGCAGGAGAAGCTGATAATGGAGCAGAAGCAATTTACCTTTATCAAACATTGCAGCCAGACCTGGCTGCAATGGATATCACAATGCCGGAGATGAACGGCATCGAAGCATTAAAAGAAATTAAAAAAGAATTTCCTAAATCAAAGATTATTATGTGTTCAGCGATGGGGCAGCAGAAAATGGTCGTTGAAGCTATTGAAGACGGAGCGAAGGACTTTATCATAAAGCCTTTTGATGAAACAAGAGTGTACGACGCCATAAATCGTGTTTTGGGATAAACTCTCTGATAATATCAAAGAACCTTCGGATATTTGACAAGATGGTTTTTTATTTATGACTAAACTGTATTATAATATAAGTAACTCCGTGAAAAGGATTGATCATATTGGTCATTTTCTCAACAATTATTGCAATCGTGATGGCATTAGGTGTCATGATGATACGCAAGAGAGCTTCTAAAAAGCCTGCTAGTGCCAAAAAGATTATCTTGCCGCCAATCTTTATGAGCACTGGTGCATTGATGTTTTTGCACCCTATGTTCCGTGTGACTCCGTTTGAATTTATGGAAGCGATCACGCTTGGATGTATTTTCTCTATCTTTTTAATCAAAACTTCAACATTTGAAGTAAAAGAAGACAAGATTTATTTGAAAAGGTCAAAGGCTTTTGCGTTTATATTAATCGGACTGCTGATAATCCGAATCGTTTTAAAATTTTACTTGAGCAATACGATAGACGTAGGTGAACTAAGCGGAATGTTCTGGATCCTTGCGTTTGGAATGATTGTCCCATGGCGAATTGCCATGTATCTTTCCTATCGGAAACTCGAAAATCAGCTCAACCCGCCAAATATTCAGGCTACATGAAAAACCCACCAGGAGATCTGGTGGGTTTTTCAATGATAGAGAAGGATAAAATTTTGCACATTGATGTTCAGCTCCAGCGCATAACTCTTCGGTCAGAACGGCTCTGTCATGCCTGCGTAATAAGGCGCTTGTGCTTTCCTTAGAATAAAGCTCTGTATGGTGTATGATCGATTTCTTTTTCCTTAAGTCTTTTTAACAGGAATTTATGATCTCGTTTAGGAGTAGCTGTAATATAACCGCGAATCACCAAGTCCTGAGTGATTCGGTCTGCATTTTCCTTTAATGCAATCTCCCCGATTTTGCCTGCAATTTTAGCTCTTGCGACATCTCTGAATAATTCAGGCACAGGTTCTACAAGGTCTTCTAAAAGCTCTTTCTGCCTTGAATCCCATAGGTGCCTTGTTTGCTGTATGTAATAATCTTCCCAATCCAGGTCCGATTTTCCATCCTCTTTTGGTAAACGCTTTAAAAATTTGCGGAACATAAAAAAACCGCCTATTCCAAGCATTCCTGCCAAAAAAACGACCCAGAAAAGAATAAACCATAGGAACCAGCCGTCTAACATCTTTCAAACCCCCGATCCAGCCTGCAATCTGCCTCTATTATACACCACGAAATGGGGGTTGAAAAGTTGTCTTATCCGGACTGGACCTGTTTTGAGAGCTCCAGCAAGGATTTTTTTACCGCTTTGCGCTTATTTCGGTCTTTGCCTGATGAGAGGTGTCCCAGCAGCTCTGCATGTGCAATATAAAAAGAGCGTTTGTAAGAGAGGTCAATACGGATTGTCCCGGAATTTGTGGGAAGATACAGAATTTCATACAGTAACGTCATAAACACTCCTCCTCTTTCAGCAGTTTCTTATTCATTATA contains these protein-coding regions:
- a CDS encoding DUF2621 domain-containing protein, which translates into the protein MLDGWFLWFILFWVVFLAGMLGIGGFFMFRKFLKRLPKEDGKSDLDWEDYYIQQTRHLWDSRQKELLEDLVEPVPELFRDVARAKIAGKIGEIALKENADRITQDLVIRGYITATPKRDHKFLLKRLKEKEIDHTPYRALF
- a CDS encoding DUF1453 family protein, whose amino-acid sequence is MLVIFSTIIAIVMALGVMMIRKRASKKPASAKKIILPPIFMSTGALMFLHPMFRVTPFEFMEAITLGCIFSIFLIKTSTFEVKEDKIYLKRSKAFAFILIGLLIIRIVLKFYLSNTIDVGELSGMFWILAFGMIVPWRIAMYLSYRKLENQLNPPNIQAT